The following coding sequences are from one Aeromicrobium duanguangcaii window:
- a CDS encoding WhiB family transcriptional regulator, which translates to MSLVGWIEGDDPELMWQERALCAQTDPESFFPEKGGSTREAKRVCLSCDVKGECLEYALAHDERFGIWGGLSERERRKLKKRA; encoded by the coding sequence ATGTCATTAGTCGGTTGGATCGAGGGCGACGACCCCGAGCTCATGTGGCAGGAGCGCGCGCTGTGCGCTCAAACCGACCCCGAGTCGTTCTTCCCTGAGAAGGGCGGCTCCACGCGTGAAGCCAAGCGTGTGTGCCTGAGTTGCGACGTCAAGGGTGAGTGCCTCGAGTACGCCCTCGCCCATGACGAGCGCTTCGGCATCTGGGGTGGACTGTCCGAGCGCGAGCGTCGCAAGCTCAAGAAGCGCGCCTGA
- a CDS encoding TIGR03089 family protein yields MTTTLATVLTPSPAPVVTYYDVSTGERVELSGVTLANWVAKVANLLVDELDAERGTRVRIGLPSHWLRAVWLLGAWRVGAIVTDHAADIGLSGPELEADEPVRLAASLRPLGGRFAQEPAGFLDTAIHVPASPDVFIDLDPPTPDDVAIDLDGRSLTHAELLAGPRLTERVVREPQPLAADAADLAAALAGGGSLVIVAGARPEDLERIAAQERATLDGRGR; encoded by the coding sequence GTGACAACGACTCTCGCGACCGTTCTGACCCCCTCCCCCGCCCCCGTGGTGACCTACTACGACGTCTCCACCGGCGAGCGGGTCGAGCTCAGCGGCGTGACCCTGGCGAACTGGGTGGCCAAGGTCGCGAACCTGCTGGTGGACGAGCTCGACGCCGAGCGCGGCACGCGCGTGCGCATCGGGCTGCCCAGCCACTGGCTGCGCGCGGTCTGGCTGCTCGGCGCGTGGCGGGTCGGCGCGATCGTCACCGACCACGCGGCCGACATCGGCCTGTCCGGCCCTGAGCTCGAGGCCGACGAGCCTGTCCGCCTGGCCGCGTCGCTGCGACCGCTGGGCGGTCGATTCGCCCAGGAGCCGGCCGGCTTCCTCGACACCGCGATCCACGTGCCGGCCAGCCCGGACGTCTTCATCGACCTCGATCCGCCGACGCCGGACGACGTCGCGATCGACCTCGACGGCCGCTCCCTGACGCACGCAGAGCTGCTCGCGGGTCCGCGCCTGACCGAGCGTGTCGTGCGCGAGCCGCAGCCACTGGCGGCCGATGCGGCCGACCTCGCGGCGGCACTGGCGGGCGGGGGCTCGCTCGTCATCGTCGCGGGCGCCAGGCCCGAGGACCTGGAGCGCATCGCCGCGCAGGAACGCGCCACCCTCGACGGGCGGGGACGTTGA
- a CDS encoding ABC transporter permease, whose protein sequence is MTPTVDDPQAYGLTRVGGRPPLLEYLRGVAQRKDFIVSLAKFRIEAENQRQRLGMLWIVLKPILNAAVFGIVFGILMASTKNVPDFVPFLIIGVFMFEFFSACMGSGSKSITSNQALVQSLAFPRMSLPISVVVQKFLQLLPTVLLLFVFLLILGHRPTLSWLLMVPLLALYFLFCLGVAFITARLTVHLPDLANLLPFITRFFFYTTGIFFSFDIRFEGSTALLEAVQYQPMYAFLSLSRELLLDSDPLYDVRMQFWPIIAVWSIALVIVGTIFFWAAEERYGRVD, encoded by the coding sequence ATGACCCCAACGGTCGACGACCCGCAGGCCTACGGCCTGACCCGGGTGGGCGGCCGACCCCCGCTGCTGGAATATCTGCGGGGAGTCGCGCAGCGCAAGGACTTCATCGTCTCCCTGGCCAAGTTCCGGATCGAGGCCGAGAACCAGCGCCAACGCCTCGGCATGCTCTGGATCGTCCTCAAGCCCATCCTGAACGCGGCCGTCTTCGGCATCGTGTTCGGCATCCTCATGGCCAGCACCAAGAACGTCCCGGACTTCGTGCCGTTCCTGATCATCGGCGTGTTCATGTTCGAGTTCTTCTCGGCGTGCATGGGCAGCGGCTCGAAGTCGATCACGTCCAACCAGGCTCTCGTGCAGAGCCTGGCGTTCCCACGCATGTCCCTGCCGATCTCGGTCGTGGTGCAGAAGTTCCTGCAGCTGCTGCCGACGGTCCTGCTGCTGTTCGTCTTCCTGCTGATCCTGGGCCACCGGCCGACGCTCAGCTGGCTGTTGATGGTGCCGCTGCTCGCCCTGTACTTCCTGTTCTGCCTGGGCGTCGCGTTCATCACCGCGCGCCTCACCGTGCACCTGCCCGACCTGGCGAACCTGCTGCCGTTCATCACGCGGTTCTTCTTCTACACGACCGGCATCTTCTTCAGCTTCGACATCCGGTTCGAGGGCTCCACGGCGTTGCTCGAGGCGGTCCAGTACCAGCCGATGTACGCCTTCCTGAGCCTGTCGCGCGAACTGCTGCTGGACTCCGATCCGCTGTACGACGTGCGGATGCAGTTCTGGCCGATCATCGCGGTCTGGTCGATCGCGCTGGTCATCGTCGGAACCATCTTCTTCTGGGCTGCCGAGGAGCGTTATGGCCGTGTCGACTGA